A stretch of DNA from Vicinamibacteria bacterium:
CCGAGCGTCCTCCAGGGGTCCGACCCTCGGGACCCCTCGAGCGCCTTATTGGGCCTCGTCGTCTTTCTCAGCAGTGCGCTCTATCTATTGGCCTATGTGGGAGGAGGATTCCTCTTTCTTTTCTGGCTGGCTCGAGCCAACCAAAATGCGCGCGCGCTGGGCTCGAAGAACATGGAGTTCACGCCCGGCTGGATGGTGGGTTGGTTCTTCGTTCCGGTCTTGAATCTGTTCAAGCCCTACGAGGCGGTGGACGAGCTCTACCTCGCGAGCGATCCCACAAGCGGTGAGGACGATTGGGGAGCCTCCGATCCGCCCCGGTTCATTCTGGCGTGGTGGGTGTCGTGGCTCTTTTTCGGAATCGGCGGGAGCCTCGCACATTTCCTCGGCGGCCAAACGGCCTGGGCGCTGGTACCGAACTTCGCCGGCCCGGTCGCCGCCGCTCTGGCGATTGGAGTCGTGCTCTCCATCGATCGGCGACAGAACGAGAAGCGAAAGCGTTCAGCGTCGGGGCCATCGAACCCGTCAACGCAACGGTTCTACTGAATTCTCAGAGCTCAACGCCCCGAGAGTTTTCCTCGTAGCACCACTGCGAGTTGTTCTCGTCCCAAACTCTCCGCGAGCTCGAGGGCGGCTCGCCAGGCTCCGGCAGCGTCGTCGGTGCGTCCCGATGCCCGGAAGGCATCTCCCAGCGTCTCGAGCACGAAGGGATCGCGATAACCAGACATCGCGGCAGCTTCGCTCGCGAGGACTACCGCACGCTCGGTGGCGTCGGGAGCCGAGTGAGGGCACTGCGTCAAAGCATAGGCAAGCCGTGCCTTCGCTTCCGGCCAGTCAGGCTCGAGCGTCGTCGACCGCTCGAGGGCACGAATGGCGGGCAGGCACTGCCCCGCCGCCGTAAGGGCGGAACCGAGGCTCACGTGCGCGTCCGCGTTCTCGGGCTCCAGCCGGACGACTTCTCTGTATTGCTCGATCGCCTCGTCGAGGCGGCCGCCGATCTGAAACGCCAGCCCGAGGCTGTAATGCGCCCAGGCGTGTTTGTCGTCCAGCTCGATCGCCTTTCGCAGCTCAAGGACTGCGTCGTCGTTACGGCCGAGGTCGCGGAGCACGTTGCCAAGACGAACGCGACACTCCACACAGCTCGGGTTCTTCTGCAGCAGCTTTCGGAAATGCTCGGTGGCCTCTCTTCCTCCTCCTCGCGCCGCGAGCAGCGTAGCCAGATTGAATCGCGCGTCCTCGTGCTCGGGATTGACACGAAGAGCGTCCCTCAGCGCCTGCAGCGCCTCGTCGTTCCTTCCCAGTCCGTCGTAGGCGACACCGAGGCCGTTCAGAGCCCAGGCGTCATCCGGGTTTCGCTTCAATCGAGCCGTGAGCTCTTTCACCTGCTCCTCGAGCTCTTTTCTCGTCGAATCGGCGCGGAGCATATCGAGCTCCCGGGAGTGAATTGGCAGGACTTGAACGTACAGATCTCCCATTTCGTCCGCGCTCCGTGGACCGTAGACGACATCGATCGGGGGCTGGTTCGGGTTTCTCGGGTTGTTCTCGGAATTGTCGTAAACAAACGTCATCGTGAGACGAGTGCCGCGCGGAAGTAGAAAGGGCTCTCGATAGCGGTAAAAGTCCTGCCATTTGAAGTCCCAGTTTCGAATCCAGATGAGCCACCGCTCGGAGCCATCCGGGAGCACGGCTTTGGCCTTCATTTCACGAGCCAAATAATGTGCGTGCGGATAAACGGAGAGAACCTCGACTTCGACGGGAAGCACGTACGAATCTTCGATGGTGAAGTCGGCCGTCCCGGCAGGGATCTCGAAATGACGCGACCCGAGTCGTAGCGTGACCGGGATGAGCCGGGGCGGCTCGTCGGAAAAGAAGAGTCCCACGCGCGCCGAGACCCGTTCGGGCTTTCCCGTAGTCGGCATATGGAGCTGCAGCACCAGGTCCGATCGACGCTCGAGCTTCCACGACATGCCAGCTCGCTCCCGATACGGCAATTTGCCTGGAGTCCAGCCCAGGAAGTGCCCATCGGGCATCACCGCCCCGGGTGCCGCGGCCATGCCGTCGAATCCCGGCAGGTCGTCTTCCGAGTCGAGACTACGGGACGAGGCTGTGGGGTCGAGCGTGATCGTTGCATGGTGCACGAGACGTCCTTCATTGGGTCGAAACTCGATGGCCTCCACGTAACGCGACTCGTCGAGGGGCACGGGAACGACGAAGTTGCGAAAGACGTCTCCACCCTCGGCGGGCAGATCGAACGTTTCCGACATCTCGACGGCGAGGTCGGGCTCGCCCAATTCCCATCCTTGGACCCATTCTCGATGCCTAGGAAGGGCACGGGCATCTCCCTCCGGCGTGCCGCCCTCCGCCCATCGAGCCAACACTTCGAGCTCATCCTCTTCGAGGATCCGTTGATCGGCGAACTCGCCGTAGCCTGGCTCCGGCAACCAGGGCGGCATATACCGACTCGATGTCAACTGCACGATCAGGCGTGCCCGCGAGCGCACGTCGTCGTAGCTCTCCAGGGAAAAAGGAGCGCTTCCTCCCAGACGATGGCAGGGCGTGCATTTCTCGAACACGACGGGCGCAACGTCGCGCGTAAAGGTCGGCTTGCTCGTGCCGCAGCGGAGGCTGGCACCAGCGAGTAGAAAGGCCCCCAGGATGTTTCTCATGGTTTGGCCCCGCAACAGGGCGAGTGCGAGGCTCGCTGGTGCCCGATTCACAGGGATGATCATAACCCAGCCATAGATCTGCGAGGCCTTGACTCTCTTTCGGTGCCCGGCTAACGTTTGGAAATCATGACGGCCTTGCTTGCACTCTCGATGCTCCTAGTCGTGGATGAGCGAGTCGACCGGCTCCCCCAGAACTACCGCGAGTGGATCGAAAAGGAAGTCATCTACATCATCGCCGACAAGGAGCGCGAAGCGTTCTTGAATCTGGAATCCGAAGAGGAGCGTGCTGCCTTCGTCACCGCATTCTGGCAGCGACGCGACCCGGATCCGATCACGCCGGTGAACGAGTTCAAAGAGGAGCACTACCGGAGGCTCGAGTACGCCAACAAATACTTCAGCCGCGAGTCCGCCGTGCCTGGCTGGATGACGGATCGGGGCAAGATCTACATCATCCTGGGAGAGCCAGCCGACCGCGAGGATTTCACGAGCATTCCGATGCTCTACCCCACTGAAGTGTGGTTCTATCATCAGGATCGCGACAAGAGCCTGCCGCCTCTCAACTTCCTCTTCTGGCAGGAGCACGGGGTGGGTCCGTACCGGATGTTCAACCATTTTCTCGACGACCCCGAAGACTTGATGCCGGCGCAGCCGATGAACCCCGAGAACTCCCGAAGGGAAGCCTATATCAACCTTCAGGAAATGAATCCGAGCCTCGCCCACGCGGCGTTCACCTTGCGCGCCGATCAAGGCGTCCAGGCCAACATCGTGCAGTCGGATCGCGCCGCGCTGGATTTTCAGAGCCTGCTCTCGGATATCTATGTGTCGCCACATCGTCGCGTGGACACGAGATACGTCGATGAGGCCGA
This window harbors:
- a CDS encoding DUF4328 domain-containing protein, with protein sequence PSVLQGSDPRDPSSALLGLVVFLSSALYLLAYVGGGFLFLFWLARANQNARALGSKNMEFTPGWMVGWFFVPVLNLFKPYEAVDELYLASDPTSGEDDWGASDPPRFILAWWVSWLFFGIGGSLAHFLGGQTAWALVPNFAGPVAAALAIGVVLSIDRRQNEKRKRSASGPSNPSTQRFY
- a CDS encoding tetratricopeptide repeat protein, with the protein product MNRAPASLALALLRGQTMRNILGAFLLAGASLRCGTSKPTFTRDVAPVVFEKCTPCHRLGGSAPFSLESYDDVRSRARLIVQLTSSRYMPPWLPEPGYGEFADQRILEEDELEVLARWAEGGTPEGDARALPRHREWVQGWELGEPDLAVEMSETFDLPAEGGDVFRNFVVPVPLDESRYVEAIEFRPNEGRLVHHATITLDPTASSRSLDSEDDLPGFDGMAAAPGAVMPDGHFLGWTPGKLPYRERAGMSWKLERRSDLVLQLHMPTTGKPERVSARVGLFFSDEPPRLIPVTLRLGSRHFEIPAGTADFTIEDSYVLPVEVEVLSVYPHAHYLAREMKAKAVLPDGSERWLIWIRNWDFKWQDFYRYREPFLLPRGTRLTMTFVYDNSENNPRNPNQPPIDVVYGPRSADEMGDLYVQVLPIHSRELDMLRADSTRKELEEQVKELTARLKRNPDDAWALNGLGVAYDGLGRNDEALQALRDALRVNPEHEDARFNLATLLAARGGGREATEHFRKLLQKNPSCVECRVRLGNVLRDLGRNDDAVLELRKAIELDDKHAWAHYSLGLAFQIGGRLDEAIEQYREVVRLEPENADAHVSLGSALTAAGQCLPAIRALERSTTLEPDWPEAKARLAYALTQCPHSAPDATERAVVLASEAAAMSGYRDPFVLETLGDAFRASGRTDDAAGAWRAALELAESLGREQLAVVLRGKLSGR